A genomic window from Tolypothrix sp. PCC 7910 includes:
- a CDS encoding GUN4 domain-containing protein — translation MLARKQQLITYASINIFEKNYKFPVLKNLKLKKIQKKIQEYQILIKEGKKSYSYIWGIVKRQQEINQREILLEVKLLIKDYNQLLDSVEDYKDNYQEFLLNFIDDWKDLFNKKYREIRKINEERKRLEIKNIDNPQIIEKLKSEKEENLKSILLLSNTNFLILEKVKLLSEGIKNLAEDTKNQKQAIQQIVKDIEVYQEFYDYQNRAIKIRQEIAKIADTAINLENSLQEYFSPLQSLIDEVVKTDTNFYATVGEIQNLANSNLNTQLAGLTIEDSNIFSHNLINLLVSSYEKKDRLQDAFFQAQLLDVKVDDFYLSKNEINVNQTISLISNYISTQLVAQKKVLGIVETDFGSSPSQPSIGNAELAEISHNYIEFNQESEINWQIDYTILQNLLSQSKWQEADIETAKLMLQIMGKHYWHEVYKEDILNFSCQAFHKIDRLWQQYSHGYFGFSVQHSIWDEIGSQIDYETEKRLGDRLGWRKEGNWLNYDQLTFKLSPATPIGHLPVKWLHYDQDICDIPANYPAEPMSMGAWRVGSWLVWQMHLFFTRVKICNETFPFNISP, via the coding sequence ATGTTAGCTAGAAAGCAACAACTAATTACTTATGCGTCAATTAATATTTTTGAAAAAAATTATAAATTTCCTGTTTTAAAAAATCTCAAGCTTAAAAAAATTCAAAAAAAAATTCAAGAATATCAAATTTTAATCAAAGAAGGTAAAAAATCTTACTCTTATATTTGGGGCATAGTTAAACGCCAACAAGAAATTAACCAAAGAGAGATTTTATTAGAAGTAAAATTATTAATTAAAGATTACAATCAACTGCTTGATTCTGTAGAAGATTATAAAGATAATTACCAAGAATTTTTATTAAATTTTATTGATGACTGGAAAGACCTGTTTAATAAAAAATATCGAGAAATTAGAAAAATTAATGAAGAAAGAAAAAGGCTGGAGATTAAAAATATCGATAATCCCCAAATTATTGAAAAGTTAAAATCTGAAAAAGAAGAAAATTTAAAATCAATCTTACTGTTGAGTAATACAAATTTTTTAATTTTAGAAAAAGTAAAGTTACTCAGTGAAGGAATTAAAAACTTAGCAGAAGATACTAAAAATCAAAAGCAAGCTATACAGCAAATAGTTAAAGACATAGAAGTATATCAAGAATTTTATGACTATCAAAACAGAGCTATAAAAATTCGTCAAGAAATAGCAAAAATAGCTGACACAGCAATAAATCTAGAAAACTCTCTACAAGAGTACTTTAGTCCACTGCAATCTTTAATAGATGAGGTAGTCAAAACAGATACAAATTTTTACGCAACTGTTGGTGAAATTCAAAATTTAGCCAATAGCAATTTAAATACTCAATTAGCTGGCTTAACTATAGAAGATAGTAATATATTTTCTCATAACTTGATAAATTTATTAGTAAGCAGTTATGAGAAAAAAGATAGATTACAAGATGCTTTTTTTCAAGCACAATTATTAGATGTAAAAGTTGATGATTTTTATCTCAGTAAAAATGAGATAAATGTAAATCAAACAATTAGCTTAATATCTAATTATATATCTACTCAACTAGTGGCTCAAAAAAAAGTACTAGGGATAGTAGAAACAGATTTTGGGTCTTCCCCTTCTCAACCTAGCATTGGCAACGCAGAATTAGCAGAAATATCTCATAATTATATTGAGTTTAATCAAGAATCAGAAATTAATTGGCAGATTGATTATACTATTTTGCAAAACTTACTTTCACAATCCAAATGGCAAGAAGCTGATATAGAAACTGCTAAATTAATGCTACAGATTATGGGTAAGCATTATTGGCATGAAGTTTATAAAGAAGATATTTTAAATTTTTCTTGTCAAGCTTTTCATAAAATTGATCGACTTTGGCAACAATATAGTCATGGTTATTTTGGCTTTAGCGTGCAACACAGTATTTGGGATGAAATAGGTAGCCAAATAGATTATGAAACAGAAAAGAGATTAGGCGATCGCCTGGGTTGGCGAAAGGAGGGAAATTGGTTAAACTACGACCAACTCACTTTTAAATTATCTCCAGCAACACCAATTGGACATTTACCAGTTAAATGGTTACATTACGACCAAGATATTTGTGATATACCTGCAAATTATCCTGCAGAACCCATGTCAATGGGAGCATGGCGGGTTGGTTCTTGGCTAGTATGGCAAATGCACTTATTTTTTACCCGTGTAAAAATCTGTAATGAAACTTTCCCATTCAACATTTCCCCATAG
- a CDS encoding ABC transporter ATP-binding protein/permease encodes MQTSSVREQSTTNPFSVLIQFWEDVKVVAQPYWYPTKADGRVFADVIRSWGMLILLLLLIVGFVTANTANSYWNRYVIDIVIEERNLDKYNSTLWISVLIILGTVFLVTSLRYLRKKIILDWYKWLNNHILEKYLSNQAYYKINFQSDIDNPDQRLSQEIEPITSNALRFATAFLEKVLEIGSALLIVWTVYPEIAIYLIIYTIVGNLIAVYLNQVITKVNQEEIAFKADFAYCLTHIRNHAESIAFFQGENEELKIVQRRFNNVLQTAERRLSFERGQDAFGRSYQSAIGVFSMFILTPLFLQDKIDYGEINQISFACFMFSNALGELIAEFGISGRFSSYVKRLAQFSDALETVSKQPDNISTIKVLEDKHLAFDHVTVKTPDYEQVIVEDLSLSVQPGEGLLIVGPSGRGKSSLLRAIAGLWNAGTGRLVRPPLKDILFLPQRPYIILGTLREQLLYPHTDWKMSDRELEAILRQVNLQHLLTRVNGFDTEVPWENILSLGEQQRLAFARLLITHPSFTILDEATSALDLHNEGNLYQQLQQTKTTFISVGHRESLLNYHQWVLELAQESSWKLLSIEDYRQQKGIAITQVEQEQFTIDNFPVNELTREPETSVATATIVGLSHQELKSLTDYSLATIRSRASQGKPIATKNDVIYRYNKDPKILKWIRA; translated from the coding sequence ATGCAAACTTCATCTGTCCGCGAGCAAAGCACAACAAATCCTTTTTCAGTCTTAATCCAATTTTGGGAAGATGTGAAAGTAGTTGCTCAACCTTATTGGTATCCAACCAAAGCAGATGGCAGAGTATTTGCAGATGTAATTCGTTCCTGGGGAATGCTGATACTTCTACTATTATTAATAGTTGGATTTGTCACAGCTAATACTGCAAATAGCTATTGGAATCGCTATGTAATTGATATTGTCATTGAAGAAAGAAACCTTGATAAATATAACAGTACTTTATGGATATCAGTCCTAATTATATTAGGGACAGTATTCTTAGTAACCTCTTTAAGATATCTCCGAAAAAAAATTATCCTTGACTGGTATAAATGGTTAAACAACCATATATTAGAAAAATATCTTAGCAATCAAGCTTATTACAAAATTAATTTTCAATCTGATATTGATAATCCAGATCAACGTCTATCCCAAGAAATAGAACCCATTACTAGTAATGCTTTAAGATTTGCAACTGCTTTCTTAGAAAAAGTTTTAGAAATAGGCAGTGCTTTGTTAATTGTCTGGACAGTTTACCCAGAGATTGCAATTTATTTAATTATTTACACAATTGTAGGTAATTTAATAGCAGTTTATTTAAATCAAGTAATAACTAAAGTTAACCAAGAAGAAATTGCATTTAAAGCAGACTTTGCTTATTGTCTAACTCATATTCGTAATCACGCTGAATCAATTGCTTTTTTTCAGGGAGAAAATGAAGAGTTAAAAATAGTTCAGCGAAGATTTAATAATGTTTTACAAACTGCTGAACGTAGGCTGAGTTTTGAGAGAGGACAAGACGCTTTTGGCAGATCATATCAGTCTGCTATTGGTGTATTTTCAATGTTTATTCTCACACCTTTATTTCTGCAAGATAAAATTGATTATGGTGAAATTAACCAAATTAGTTTTGCTTGCTTTATGTTTTCTAATGCTCTGGGAGAGCTAATAGCTGAGTTTGGGATTTCCGGGCGATTTTCTAGCTATGTAAAGCGTTTAGCCCAGTTTTCTGATGCTTTAGAAACTGTGAGCAAACAACCAGATAATATCAGTACTATAAAAGTATTAGAAGACAAGCATTTGGCTTTTGATCATGTCACTGTAAAAACGCCAGACTATGAGCAAGTTATTGTTGAAGACTTGTCACTTTCTGTGCAACCAGGTGAAGGGTTATTGATTGTTGGCCCCAGTGGTAGGGGTAAGAGTTCTTTATTAAGAGCGATCGCAGGTTTGTGGAATGCGGGAACTGGTCGTTTAGTGCGTCCTCCCCTCAAAGATATCTTATTTTTACCCCAAAGACCTTACATCATTTTGGGTACTTTGCGCGAACAGTTGCTCTATCCACATACAGACTGGAAAATGAGCGATCGCGAACTTGAAGCAATTTTACGACAAGTTAACCTACAACACTTGCTGACTCGTGTAAATGGTTTTGATACGGAAGTCCCTTGGGAAAATATATTATCGTTGGGAGAACAACAACGCCTTGCTTTTGCACGGCTATTAATTACACATCCTAGTTTCACTATTTTAGATGAAGCAACCAGTGCTTTAGATTTGCATAATGAAGGTAATTTATATCAACAGTTACAACAAACAAAAACAACTTTTATCAGTGTTGGCCATCGAGAAAGCTTGTTAAATTATCATCAATGGGTATTAGAGCTTGCACAAGAATCTAGCTGGAAACTGCTTTCTATAGAAGATTATCGCCAACAAAAAGGAATTGCTATTACCCAAGTTGAACAGGAGCAATTCACAATAGATAATTTTCCAGTAAATGAACTCACAAGAGAACCAGAAACCTCAGTAGCCACAGCCACAATTGTCGGGCTTTCTCATCAAGAGCTTAAGAGTTTAACAGATTATTCTCTTGCTACTATTAGATCCAGAGCTAGCCAAGGAAAGCCGATTGCTACAAAAAATGATGTGATTTACCGCTATAACAAAGATCCAAAGATATTAAAATGGATTAGGGCTTGA
- a CDS encoding patatin-like phospholipase family protein, protein MNNQIHTQAVLTFDGIDDYIDFGRNDIGGVFAQGSSAFTVSGWINPHELTNKATSYGTRNVFFARSSERYSDNFEFGISETGSLDVFIDETVSKGIKTFGNGELIIGQWHFFAIVFNSGQITVYLDKHEYKDSLRGSSLNKATSSVTLGATVHKQVYFKGQLAHISVWNYPCNQEQIHNHRCGLIAGDEEGLVAYWKLDDGQGTSVENQTGNSYKGNFRGNPTWDLAQIPFVTNQSESSIETVIQLETEDEQAQINSEESDNIPNQIPLVTQVEELTTNLLAATVSLVSNDEDKPKEIPPAQIADTVNIQESPATTMNTEAQPKYKILSIDGGGIRSIIPAFLLAEIERRTQKPIFSLFDLIAGTSSGGILALGLTKPQLHTQESDKLPIAEYKAEDLLQLFLEYGVEIFYEPFFERLIGPIEDIFLQPKYPSDSKQEILRKYFGSAPLENNLTEVFVTSYDIGQRVPVLLTNKLEKQEIKSKTFRQLCAGVSLLDAALATSATPTYFSPHQIINSENSGIAYTLIDGGVFANNPAHLAILEAQITSKAKTKKVLNTEDILVVSLGTGSLTSAYPYQQVKNWGLLQWGRPLLNIVCDGSSEVVAGELERLLKSSDEESKSFYYRFQTFLDRELEKIDNIKLQNTRQLQAIAHRIIAEKSQQIDELCSLLLG, encoded by the coding sequence GTGAACAACCAAATACATACACAAGCAGTTTTAACATTTGATGGCATAGATGATTATATAGATTTTGGCAGAAATGATATCGGTGGTGTTTTCGCTCAAGGAAGTTCAGCATTTACGGTTTCAGGATGGATAAATCCACATGAGCTAACAAATAAAGCCACTAGTTACGGAACCCGTAATGTATTTTTTGCCCGTTCTTCAGAGCGATATAGCGATAATTTTGAATTCGGTATTAGTGAAACAGGAAGCCTAGATGTATTCATCGATGAAACGGTGAGCAAAGGTATTAAAACTTTTGGCAATGGAGAATTAATTATAGGACAATGGCACTTTTTTGCTATTGTTTTTAATAGTGGACAAATCACAGTATATCTTGATAAGCATGAATACAAAGATTCTCTGAGAGGTTCATCTTTAAACAAAGCCACAAGTTCTGTTACTCTCGGCGCAACTGTACATAAACAAGTCTATTTTAAAGGGCAGTTAGCTCACATTAGCGTCTGGAATTATCCCTGTAATCAGGAGCAAATACATAATCATCGCTGCGGATTGATCGCAGGTGATGAAGAAGGATTAGTTGCTTATTGGAAATTGGATGATGGACAAGGAACAAGTGTTGAAAACCAAACCGGAAATTCCTACAAGGGAAATTTTCGTGGTAATCCTACTTGGGATTTAGCACAAATTCCATTTGTTACCAATCAATCTGAAAGTTCTATAGAGACAGTAATTCAGTTAGAAACTGAGGACGAACAAGCACAAATCAATAGTGAAGAGTCAGATAATATCCCAAACCAGATACCTCTTGTAACACAAGTTGAAGAACTCACAACAAATTTATTAGCAGCAACAGTATCTTTAGTCAGCAATGACGAAGATAAACCAAAAGAAATTCCGCCAGCGCAAATTGCAGATACCGTCAATATCCAGGAATCGCCAGCAACTACTATGAATACAGAAGCCCAGCCCAAATATAAAATACTGTCAATCGATGGTGGTGGTATTCGGAGTATTATTCCTGCATTCCTCTTAGCGGAAATTGAAAGACGAACACAAAAGCCTATATTTAGTTTGTTTGATTTAATTGCTGGTACTTCTAGCGGCGGAATTTTAGCATTAGGGTTAACTAAACCACAATTACATACACAAGAATCTGATAAGCTGCCAATAGCTGAATACAAGGCTGAGGATCTCTTACAACTTTTTCTTGAGTATGGTGTAGAAATATTTTATGAGCCATTTTTTGAAAGACTAATTGGCCCTATAGAAGATATATTTCTGCAGCCAAAATATCCTTCTGACAGCAAACAAGAAATTCTCCGGAAATATTTTGGTAGCGCCCCTCTAGAAAATAATCTCACAGAAGTTTTTGTCACAAGTTACGATATTGGGCAGCGAGTTCCAGTATTGTTAACAAACAAACTAGAAAAGCAAGAGATAAAATCAAAAACTTTTCGCCAGTTATGTGCAGGCGTTTCACTCCTAGATGCAGCATTAGCAACTAGTGCTACCCCAACTTATTTTTCTCCCCATCAAATTATCAATTCCGAAAATAGCGGCATCGCTTATACTTTAATTGATGGGGGAGTGTTTGCTAATAATCCAGCACATTTAGCGATTTTAGAAGCACAAATCACTAGTAAAGCCAAAACCAAAAAAGTCCTCAATACAGAAGATATTTTAGTAGTTTCTTTAGGTACAGGTTCGCTGACGAGTGCCTACCCTTATCAACAAGTCAAAAATTGGGGACTATTACAATGGGGGCGACCACTTTTAAATATTGTATGTGATGGTAGCAGTGAAGTGGTAGCTGGAGAATTAGAAAGGTTGTTGAAATCTAGTGATGAAGAATCTAAAAGTTTTTATTATCGCTTTCAAACTTTCTTAGATAGAGAGCTAGAAAAGATAGATAATATCAAGCTACAAAATACTCGTCAGCTACAAGCTATAGCCCACAGAATAATTGCTGAAAAAAGTCAACAAATCGATGAATTATGTAGTCTTTTGCTGGGTTAA
- a CDS encoding MvdD family ATP-grasp ribosomal peptide maturase, translating into MTVLIVTFSQDNESIPLVIKEIEARGEKAFRFDTDRYPTEVKLDIYSDDLERVMITDGEQQLDLSEVSSVWYRRMRYGQKIPNSMDKQYRDASINECRATVRGMIASLQGFHLDRMSNVDRANNKQLQLKVAKEVGLLTPRTLTSNNPLAVKKFAQDCQQGIITKMLSSFAIYDDKGRENVVFTTPVTANDLENMEGLRFCPMTFQENVPKALELRTTIVGHHIFTAAVDSQSRERATYDWRKEGRALAKNWQPYTLPEDIEKKLLKLMAEFGLNYGAIDIIVTPDGRHIFLEVNPVGEFFWLEIYTPHYPISQAIAEVLLTRKN; encoded by the coding sequence ATGACTGTCTTAATAGTGACTTTTAGCCAAGATAACGAAAGTATTCCTCTAGTAATCAAAGAAATTGAAGCTAGAGGAGAAAAAGCCTTTCGCTTTGACACAGATAGATATCCCACCGAAGTCAAACTAGATATTTACTCTGACGATTTAGAACGAGTAATGATTACTGATGGAGAACAACAGCTCGATTTGAGTGAGGTGTCCTCAGTTTGGTATCGCCGGATGCGCTACGGGCAAAAAATTCCCAACTCAATGGATAAGCAATACAGAGATGCATCAATTAATGAATGTCGCGCCACTGTCAGAGGAATGATTGCTAGCCTCCAGGGATTCCATCTGGATCGAATGTCAAATGTGGATCGCGCTAATAATAAGCAACTACAATTGAAAGTTGCCAAAGAAGTTGGACTTTTAACTCCACGTACTCTCACTTCTAACAATCCCCTAGCAGTCAAAAAATTTGCTCAAGATTGTCAGCAAGGTATTATTACAAAAATGCTTTCTTCCTTTGCTATTTATGATGACAAAGGACGAGAAAACGTAGTGTTTACTACTCCAGTTACAGCCAACGATTTGGAGAATATGGAAGGGTTGCGGTTTTGTCCGATGACTTTTCAAGAAAACGTGCCAAAAGCATTAGAGTTGCGGACAACTATTGTCGGACACCACATATTTACAGCCGCAGTAGATTCTCAAAGCCGGGAAAGAGCAACTTATGATTGGCGTAAAGAAGGGAGAGCTTTAGCTAAAAATTGGCAACCTTACACATTACCCGAAGATATTGAAAAAAAGCTACTCAAGCTCATGGCTGAATTTGGCTTAAACTATGGAGCAATAGATATTATTGTTACTCCCGATGGTCGGCACATATTCCTTGAAGTTAACCCAGTTGGGGAATTTTTCTGGCTGGAGATATATACCCCACACTACCCTATTTCCCAGGCGATCGCAGAAGTATTGTTAACTCGGAAAAATTAG
- a CDS encoding MvdC family ATP-grasp ribosomal peptide maturase, with translation MHLSRDVVLLITHSADFFTIDRVAEALSKKGAKPFRLDTDKFPLQVQLTAHFDKSKNYHTIEYNNQSISTEQVQAVWMRRIWEPKLSQELVPKFREACMRESKATLDGFWDSLKEARWIDDLQRINYASNKLRQLRIASEVGFVIPQTLITNKAQAAREFFVQVNGKMVSKLLTTLSHSMEPTSFFLYTSTVKEEDLQDADSLRYCPMVFQEQIPKQQELRVVYVNGNVFVGALNADMYTESKVDWRKPGVEVGAWQHHQLPDEVVRRLQAFMGKFGLSFGSLDFILTPSGEYVFLEVNPVGEWGMLEKDLDLPISSAIADTLLQTDKIPISQD, from the coding sequence ATGCACCTGTCTCGCGATGTTGTTTTATTAATTACCCACAGTGCTGACTTTTTCACAATAGATAGAGTAGCAGAAGCCTTGTCAAAAAAAGGGGCAAAACCTTTCCGTTTAGATACAGATAAGTTTCCTCTCCAAGTGCAATTAACAGCACATTTTGACAAATCTAAAAATTACCACACTATAGAATATAATAACCAGTCAATCAGCACAGAGCAGGTGCAAGCTGTGTGGATGCGTCGCATTTGGGAACCAAAACTAAGTCAAGAATTAGTACCCAAATTCCGAGAAGCTTGTATGAGAGAATCAAAAGCTACTTTAGATGGTTTTTGGGATAGTCTCAAAGAAGCTCGCTGGATAGATGATTTACAACGAATAAATTATGCAAGTAATAAACTACGTCAACTGCGAATTGCATCTGAGGTAGGTTTTGTTATTCCTCAAACTTTGATCACCAATAAAGCTCAAGCAGCACGAGAGTTTTTTGTGCAAGTCAACGGCAAAATGGTAAGCAAACTTTTAACCACTCTTTCCCACAGTATGGAACCTACGTCATTCTTTCTTTACACCAGCACTGTTAAAGAAGAAGACTTACAAGATGCTGACTCACTGCGCTATTGCCCAATGGTATTTCAAGAACAAATTCCCAAACAGCAGGAATTAAGAGTGGTATATGTGAATGGCAATGTATTTGTAGGAGCGCTCAATGCAGATATGTATACAGAGTCCAAAGTTGATTGGCGCAAACCTGGTGTTGAGGTTGGCGCATGGCAACATCACCAGCTTCCTGATGAAGTCGTTCGTCGTCTGCAAGCCTTTATGGGTAAGTTTGGGCTTTCATTTGGCTCATTAGATTTCATCCTGACACCATCAGGTGAATATGTCTTTTTAGAAGTCAACCCTGTAGGCGAGTGGGGAATGCTAGAGAAAGATTTAGATTTGCCAATTTCGAGTGCGATCGCAGATACTCTACTGCAAACAGACAAAATACCCATCTCACAAGACTAA
- a CDS encoding microviridin/marinostatin family tricyclic proteinase inhibitor yields the protein MSTNKTTTVDVGVVPFFARFLEVQTAEGTETPSVPWTFKYPSDLEDQ from the coding sequence ATGTCTACAAACAAAACTACAACAGTGGATGTTGGAGTGGTACCATTTTTTGCGCGTTTCTTGGAAGTACAAACTGCTGAAGGAACAGAAACTCCTTCTGTTCCCTGGACTTTCAAGTATCCTTCAGATTTAGAAGACCAATAA
- a CDS encoding ABC transporter ATP-binding protein/permease, with product MATQVVQNKSLKNTYSAFTQFWDDIKAIAGPYWYPTKPGERAFSDVIRAWGMLLLSVFLIISLVGITVFNSFINRYLLDTIIKYKDISQFFNTLWLYGITLVVVTLLVGFSKFVRKQIALDWYQWLNNQILSKYFNNRAYYKINFKSDIDNPDQRLSQEIEPIASSALSFSATFLEKVLEMIAFLTILWSISQQVAIILVTYTIIGNLIAIYLTQELNKINQEELESKADYSYALTHVRDHAESIAFFQGENQELKIIQRRFINLISHAKSKINWERNKDIFNRGYQSAILIFPFIVFGPLDIKGEMEFGEISQAALACSLFANAVGELINEFGISGKFSSYVERLSDFVNALEQVNKQPESVSTIKTIEDSHLKFENVTLQTPNYEQVIVENLSLTVQPGEGLLIVGPSGRGKSSLLRAIAGLWNAGTGRLVRPPLEEVLFLPQRPYIILGTLREQLLYPHTNHHMTDAQLKAVLQQVNLQNLLSRVDGFDTEVPWENILSLGEQQRLAFARLLVDNPRFTILDEATSALDLNNEGNLYRHLQQTKATFISVGHRESLFDYHQWVLELAQDSSWQLMTVQDYRQQKSITANSSENISITTDSLPNSEYRNKPEILTQQTTSEGLSHKEISELTNYSISTIRSKASKGDAVTTRDGLTYRYDKNPSVLKWLRV from the coding sequence ATGGCAACACAAGTAGTTCAAAATAAATCTTTAAAAAATACTTATTCCGCTTTTACTCAATTTTGGGACGATATCAAGGCGATCGCCGGGCCTTACTGGTATCCAACCAAGCCAGGTGAAAGAGCATTTTCAGACGTAATTCGTGCCTGGGGAATGCTCTTGCTGTCGGTTTTTTTAATAATTTCCCTTGTAGGGATAACTGTTTTTAATAGCTTCATTAATCGTTATTTACTCGATACCATCATTAAATATAAAGATATTTCCCAATTCTTTAATACTTTATGGCTTTATGGGATAACCCTCGTAGTCGTCACTCTTTTAGTAGGGTTTTCTAAATTTGTGAGAAAACAAATTGCTCTCGATTGGTATCAATGGTTAAATAATCAGATCTTATCAAAATATTTCAACAACAGAGCATATTATAAAATCAACTTTAAATCTGACATTGATAATCCAGATCAACGTCTATCTCAAGAAATTGAACCTATTGCTAGCAGTGCGCTCAGTTTTTCAGCTACTTTCTTAGAAAAAGTTCTAGAAATGATAGCTTTTTTAACTATTCTGTGGTCAATCTCTCAGCAAGTGGCCATTATTTTAGTTACTTATACAATCATTGGTAATTTAATTGCTATTTACTTAACGCAAGAATTAAATAAAATTAATCAAGAAGAACTGGAATCGAAAGCTGATTATAGTTATGCACTGACCCATGTTCGCGATCACGCTGAATCAATAGCTTTCTTTCAGGGAGAGAATCAAGAATTAAAAATAATTCAACGCAGGTTTATTAATTTAATCTCCCATGCAAAAAGTAAAATTAATTGGGAGAGAAATAAAGATATTTTTAACAGAGGATATCAGTCGGCTATCCTCATATTTCCGTTTATTGTATTTGGGCCTTTAGACATTAAAGGTGAAATGGAATTTGGCGAAATTAGCCAAGCCGCTTTAGCTTGCAGTTTGTTTGCTAATGCGGTGGGAGAATTAATCAATGAATTTGGAATTTCGGGAAAATTTTCTAGTTACGTTGAGCGTTTATCTGACTTTGTAAATGCCTTAGAACAAGTAAACAAACAACCCGAAAGTGTTAGTACTATTAAAACAATAGAAGATAGCCATCTTAAATTTGAGAATGTCACCTTACAAACACCTAACTATGAGCAGGTAATCGTCGAGAACTTATCATTAACTGTTCAGCCAGGTGAAGGATTATTAATTGTCGGGCCTAGTGGTAGGGGTAAAAGTTCCTTGTTGAGAGCGATCGCAGGTTTGTGGAATGCAGGAACTGGTCGTCTGGTGCGTCCTCCCTTAGAAGAAGTTTTATTCTTACCTCAACGTCCTTATATAATTCTAGGAACTTTACGCGAACAGTTGCTTTACCCTCATACCAATCATCACATGACCGATGCACAACTCAAAGCAGTGTTACAACAAGTTAATTTGCAAAATTTGCTCAGTCGAGTTGATGGCTTTGATACAGAAGTTCCTTGGGAAAATATATTATCTTTAGGAGAACAGCAACGTCTAGCTTTTGCACGGCTGTTAGTCGATAATCCCAGATTCACGATATTAGATGAAGCCACAAGTGCCTTAGATTTAAATAATGAAGGTAATTTATACCGACACTTACAGCAGACGAAAGCAACCTTTATTAGTGTTGGACATCGAGAAAGTTTATTCGATTATCATCAATGGGTTTTAGAACTTGCACAAGATTCTAGTTGGCAACTTATGACTGTGCAAGATTATCGCCAGCAAAAATCAATTACTGCTAATTCCTCGGAAAATATTAGTATTACTACAGACAGCTTACCTAATAGTGAATACCGAAATAAACCAGAAATATTGACTCAACAAACTACAAGTGAAGGACTTTCTCATAAAGAAATCAGTGAATTAACTAACTATTCCATTAGCACTATTAGAAGTAAGGCTAGTAAAGGAGATGCTGTCACTACTAGAGACGGTTTAACCTACCGTTATGACAAAAACCCAAGTGTGCTGAAATGGCTGCGAGTTTAG